In Devosia chinhatensis, the following are encoded in one genomic region:
- a CDS encoding MmgE/PrpD family protein, which yields MSGRYSEALAAHIVASQPGDLNDADRHEAKRALINIVGCALGGADHPAVDIAIRALGSFAGAADCAVIGRKERVDPLLASLLNGISSHVHDFDDTTPSNYIHPTSPVASALFAYASVNAVSGVDFLNAYVLGYETVTRIGNATYPAHYQRGWHSTGSIGVFGAAVAVGKLMGLDKARMLTAIGLAATQGAGIRDNFGAMAKSFHPGRSAQSGYMAALLAAEGFTAGPRPLEGPRGFAEVTAGEYDLDIVTADLGRDHLLGLNTYKPFPCGIVVHPTIDACLQLRAEHDFAPEDVVAVQLRVAPLVLDLCNQREITRGLEGKFSIYHAAALALVRNRASLAEFSDAAVTDPALAAMRSRVTPVADGSVSEDGVEIELVLSDGRRLHKSLEFSVGNIRKPLSDQQLESKFRDQVRVIGEQQVTGVIERLWAIDTLENVQGLVEATLP from the coding sequence ATGAGCGGCCGCTATTCCGAAGCGTTGGCGGCTCACATCGTCGCTAGCCAGCCAGGCGACCTGAATGACGCCGATCGACACGAGGCCAAGCGCGCCCTCATCAACATCGTCGGTTGCGCCCTCGGCGGCGCGGATCATCCCGCCGTCGATATCGCGATCCGCGCCCTTGGTTCCTTCGCGGGCGCAGCCGATTGTGCCGTGATCGGCCGAAAGGAGAGGGTCGATCCTCTCCTCGCCAGCCTCCTCAACGGCATCAGCTCGCATGTCCATGATTTCGACGACACGACGCCGAGCAATTATATCCACCCCACTTCGCCCGTGGCATCGGCGCTCTTTGCCTATGCCAGCGTCAATGCGGTGAGCGGCGTCGATTTTCTCAATGCCTATGTTCTGGGCTACGAGACGGTGACCCGCATCGGCAATGCGACATACCCCGCCCATTACCAGCGGGGCTGGCACAGTACCGGATCGATCGGCGTGTTCGGCGCCGCAGTGGCGGTGGGCAAGCTCATGGGACTGGACAAGGCCCGGATGCTGACGGCGATCGGCCTTGCGGCAACGCAGGGGGCGGGTATTCGCGACAATTTCGGCGCGATGGCCAAGTCGTTTCATCCGGGGCGCTCAGCCCAGAGCGGCTATATGGCCGCTCTGCTCGCAGCAGAGGGCTTCACCGCAGGGCCACGGCCCCTGGAAGGGCCGCGCGGCTTTGCCGAGGTCACGGCGGGCGAATACGATCTCGATATCGTCACGGCCGACCTGGGCCGCGATCACCTGCTGGGGCTCAACACCTATAAGCCATTTCCCTGCGGAATTGTGGTGCATCCCACGATCGATGCCTGCCTGCAATTGCGTGCCGAGCACGACTTTGCGCCCGAAGACGTGGTAGCGGTGCAATTGCGTGTCGCACCCCTCGTCCTCGATCTTTGCAATCAGCGCGAGATCACGCGGGGCCTCGAGGGAAAGTTTTCCATATATCACGCAGCGGCCCTGGCACTGGTGCGCAATCGGGCCAGCCTGGCCGAGTTCAGTGACGCGGCGGTGACAGACCCGGCCCTTGCAGCCATGCGGTCGCGCGTTACGCCGGTGGCCGACGGATCGGTCAGCGAAGACGGCGTCGAAATCGAACTGGTCTTGTCCGATGGCCGCCGGCTGCACAAGTCGCTGGAATTTTCGGTCGGCAATATTCGCAAACCCCTCTCCGACCAACAACTGGAAAGCAAATTCCGGGACCAGGTGAGGGTGATCGGGGAGCAGCAGGTGACGGGGGTGATCGAACGCCTCTGGGCCATCGATACGCTGGAGAACGTGCAGGGCCTGGTGGAAGCCACTCTGCCTTAA